From Acipenser ruthenus chromosome 2, fAciRut3.2 maternal haplotype, whole genome shotgun sequence, a single genomic window includes:
- the LOC117408924 gene encoding carbohydrate sulfotransferase 14-like yields MAQSNIARSGSLVNLRPPVNTVSLRRHLVVIPSVLTFAVIVASGGLFLMIEKGMLNHMETPPPRGIGVKSDFIRNASGQDPIVDTEYQIVQEIRNRTIRTMCGQKNMPHSIWSLPPIQRRTVLQHILVSDKHKFLYCYVPKVACSNWKRVMKVLNGALENVGVNIKMDHKNDLVFLADLKPEEIKYRLKTYFKFMFVRDPMERLLSAYRNKFGEIEAYQKRYGVEIVKRYRKNPGKTNGDDVTFAEFLHYLLDEDVEKMNEHWMPIYNLCQPCAVTYDFIGSYERLHQDAQHVLQQIGAPAHIQFPERQTWYKPITKQTLHYYLCNTPQKLLGDLLPKYILDFSLYTYTLPNITSEFCRH; encoded by the exons ATGGCACAGAGTAATATAGCAAGAAGCGGTTCTTTGGTTAATTTGAGGCCACCTGTAAATACAGTCTCCCTAAGAAGGCATTTAGTAGTTATACCATCGGTGCTGACGTTCGCCGTGATTGTAGCGTCTGGTGGTCTCTTCTTGATGATTGAAAAGGGGATGCTCAACCACATGGAGACCCCGCCACCCCGGGGTATTGGGGTAAAATCTGACTTCATAAGGAACGCAAGTGGTCAAGATCCAATCGTGGATACAGAATACCAG ATTGTTCAAGAAATACGCAATCGTACTATCCGCACCATGTGCGGTCAGAAGAACATGCCCCACAGCATTTGGTCACTTCCTCCAATACAAAGGAGGACTGTTCTTCAGCATATTTTAGTCAGCGACAAGCACAAGTTCCTGTACTGTTATGTGCCCAAAGTTGCCTGCTCCAACTGGAAACGAGTTATGAAAGTCCTTAATGGGGCTTTGGAGAATGTGGGTGTAAACATAAAGATGGATCACAAGAATGACTTGGTCTTTCTTGCAGACTTGAAACCAGAGGAAATCAAGTACAGgttaaaaacatactttaaatTTATGTTCGTGAGAGACCCCATGGAACGCCTTTTGTCAGCCTACAGGAACAAGTTTGGAGAGATTGAAGCTTACCAGAAGAGGTATGGTGTAGAGATAGTCAAAAGGTACAGAAAGAATCCTGGGAAAACTAATGGAGATGATGTTACATTTGCTGAATTTCTACACTACTTGCTCGATGAGGATGTGGAGAAAATGAATGAGCACTGGATGCCCATTTACAATTTATGCCAGCCATGTGCTGTAACATATGATTTTATCGGATCTTATGAAAGACTTCACCAGGATGCCCAGCATGTTCTTCAGCAAATTGGGGCACCTGCCCACATTCAGTTTCCAGAAAGACAAACATGGTATAAACCAATCACCAAACAAACTCTGCATTACTACCTGTGTAACACACCACAGAAGCTTTTAGGAGACCTGTtaccaaaatatattttagacttTTCATTATATACTTATACTCTTCCCAATATAACAAGTGAATTTTGCAGACATTAA
- the LOC117408979 gene encoding carbohydrate sulfotransferase 14-like, producing MLPRRLDTGMARSNIARSGSLVNLRPSVNTVSLRRHSAVLPSVLTFAVIVASGGLLLMIEKGMLNHMETPSPRGIRVKSDFIRNARNQDPIVETEYQIVQEIRNRTIRTMCGQKNMPHSIWTLPPIQRRTVLQHILVSDKHKFLYCYVPKVACSNWKRVMKVLNGALENVDVKIKMDHKNDLVFLADLKPEEIKYRLKTYFKFMFVRDPMERLLSAYRNKFGEIEAYQKRYGVEIVKRYRKNPGKTNGDDVTFAEFLHYLLDEDVEKMNEHWMPIYNLCQPCAVTYDFIGSYERLHQDAQHVLQQIGAPAHIQFPERQTWYKPVTKQTLHYYLCNTPQKLLRDLLPKYILDFSLYTYTLPNTTSEFCRH from the exons ATGTTACCTCGCAGGCTCGACACTGGAATGGCACGGAGTAATATAGCAAGAAGCGGTTCTTTAGTTAATTTGAGGCCGTCTGTAAATACAGTCTCCCTAAGAAGGCATTCAGCAGTACTACCATCGGTGCTGACGTTCGCCGTGATTGTAGCGTCTGGTGGCCTCCTCTTGATGATTGAAAAGGGGATGCTCAACCACATGGAGACCCCGTCACCCCGGGGTATTAGGGTAAAATCCGACTTCATAAGGAACGCAAGAAATCAAGATCCGATCGTGGAAACAGAATATCAG ATTGTTCAAGAAATACGCAATCGTACTATCCGCACCATGTGCGGTCAGAAGAACATGCCCCACAGCATTTGGACACTTCCTCCAATACAAAGAAGGACTGTTCTTCAGCATATTTTAGTCAGTGACAAGCACAAGTTCCTGTACTGTTATGTGCCTAAAGTTGCCTGCTCCAACTGGAAACGAGTTATGAAAGTCCTTAATGGGGCTTTGGAGAATGTGGATGTAAAGATAAAGATGGATCACAAGAATGACTTGGTCTTTCTTGCAGACTTGAAACCAGAGGAAATCAAGTACAGgttaaaaacatactttaaatTTATGTTCGTGAGAGACCCCATGGAACGCCTTTTGTCAGCCTACAGGAACAAGTTTGGAGAGATTGAAGCTTACCAGAAGAGGTATGGTGTAGAGATAGTCAAAAGGTACAGAAAGAATCCTGGGAAAACCAATGGAGATGATGTTACATTTGCTGAATTTCTACACTACTTGCTCGATGAGGATGTGGAGAAAATGAATGAGCACTGGATGCCCATTTACAATTTATGCCAGCCATGTGCTGTAACATATGATTTTATCGGATCTTATGAAAGACTTCACCAGGATGCCCAGCATGTTCTTCAGCAAATTGGGGCACCTGCCCACATTCAGTTTCCAGAAAGACAAACATGGTATAAACCAGTCACCAAACAAACTCTGCATTACTACCTGTGTAACACACCACAGAAGCTTTTAAGAGACCTGTtaccaaaatatattttagacttTTCATTATATACTTATACTCTTCCCAATACAACAAGTGAATTTTGCAGACATTAA